TAACTAGGGATAGAATGTATGGTAATACTGAATGATTAACAATGCCTTTTATTATTGTAGACACTGGTGGTATTACATTGCAAAATACAATTTTTTCAAAAGAAATTAAAATGCAAGCTGAAATTGCAATCAAAGAAGCAGATGTAATAGTTTTTGTAATTAATTATAAAGAGGGTATTACAATAGAAGATGAAATGGTTGCAAAAATTTTGTATAAAACAAATAAGCCAGTTATTTTAACTGTAAATAAATATGACAAAAAAGAACAATATGATGAGTCATATTCTTTTATGAGTTTAGGATTTGGAGAACCTTTTTTAATTTCTTCAACTCATGGAATTGGTATTGGAGATTTATTAGACAAGATAATAAATTCAATACCAAAGTTTTCAAATCAATTGAATGAAAATGATTTAAAATTAGCAATTGTGGGTAAACCAAATGTTGGTAAGTCAAGCTTAGTTAACTCAATGATTGGTGAAGAAAGAATGATCGTTTCAGAAATCGCAGGAACCACAGTTGATGCAGTTGATAGCAAAGTAAAATTTAATAATAATGAGTATATAATTATTGATACTGCAGGTATGAGAAAAAAGAAAAAAATATATGAAAATCTTGAAAAATATAGTTATTTAAGATCTCTTTCAAGTATTAACAAATCTGATATAGTTTTATTAGTTTTAGACTCAAGTCAACCAATTACAGATCATGATACAAATATTGGAGGGTTTGCTTTTGAAGAAAATAAACCTATAATAATTATAGGAAATAAATGAGATTTAATTGAAAATAAAGAATCAAATACAATGAAGAAAAAAGAAGAAGAAATAAAAGCTTATTTTAAATATTTGAGTTATGCAAAAGTACTTTTTTTATCTGCAAAAGAAAATAAAAGAGTTCATAAAATTTATGAAATTGTTGAACTTGTAAAAACTAATATTAAGAAAAGAATTCGTACAAGTTTATTAAATGAAATTTTTAATAAAGCTCAATTAATTAATCCTGCTCCAAATCATAATGGGGGTAGATTAAAAATTTATTATGCATCACAAGTAGAAGCATATTTGCCAACCTTTGTTTTATTTGTTAATAACCCAGAATATGTACATTTTTCATATAAAAGATTTTTGGAAAATCAAATAAGATCACAATTTGATTTTACTGGTGTGCCAATAACAATTATTTTTAGAGAAAGGAAATAAAAGTATGATTAAAGAAAAAATTGCAATTATTGGAACAGGAGCTTATGGTACAGTTTTGGCAAATGTATTAGCTGATAATGGGCATGACGTAATTATGTATGGAATTGAAGAAACACAAGTGGATGATATAAACAATAATCATTTAAATTCAATGTTTTTTTCTGATTTATTACTTAATACTGAAATTAAAGCAACAATGGATTTTGCAGAAGTTATGGAAAAAGCACAAATTGTTATTTTAGGAGTTCCTACTTTTGCTTTAAATTCTGCTATTGAAAATATTATCAAATATGGAAAAAGAGAAATGCATATAATAAATGTTGCTAAGGGCTTAGATGAAGAAAATTTGGATGTTTTAAGTAAAAAAATTAAGAAAAAATTTGAAGGTACAGGTGTAATGAAAAGTTATGGTGCAATATATGGGCCCTCAGTTGCAATTGAGGTTATTATGAGAAAACCTACTTGTGTAATGAGTTGTAATGAAAATGAGCAAATTGCATTATATATGGCAAATATTTTTTCAAATGAATATTTTATAGTTAAGATATCAACAGATGTTATTGGTTGTGAAATTTCTGCAGCTTTAAAAAATACTGTCGCAATTGCAGCAGGAATGCTTCATGGTTTTGCAGGAGCAGACAATGCAAAAGCAAGTTTAATTACAATTGGAAATGCAGAAATATATACTATTGCAAAATCTTTTGGAGCAAAATTAGAAACTTTTATGAACTTTGCTACTTTAGGGGATTTAATTTTAACAGCTTCATCTTCAAAATCTAGAAATTTTTCACTTGGTGTTGAAATTGCCAAATTAGATAGTGCAGAAAAAGTTTTAAAATCTCATAAAAAAACTGTTGAAGGAGTTGCGGCTTGTAAATTAGGGTATGAAATAGCAAGAAAACAAAAAATAAATGCACCAATATTTGAAATAATGTATAGAATACTATACAATAATGATAAGCCTAGTGTATTAATCAATGAATTTTTCAAGTGCGCTAAGGTAGTATAGAATATAAGGGGTGTATACCATGACAAAAAAAGAATTGTCTGAAAAATTATCAGTTGAATTTGGTAGTACAAAATCAGAAGCTGAAAAAATGATAAATTTTATATTTGAAGAAATGACAGATGCATTAGTAAAGAAAGATGAAGTTTCAATTGCAGGATTTGGTAAATTTGTTACTTCAGAAAGAGCTGCTCGTGATGGAGTTAATCCAGCAACTGGTGCAAAAATTAAAATTCCAGCGACTACTGTAGCTAAATTTAAAGTTGCAAAACAACTAAAAGATGCTGTTGCTAAATAATAAAAAAATTAAAAGTTGCAATTGCAACTTTTAATTTTGTAAAATTTAAAAATGTTAGAATTATTTCAATCTGGAATTATAAATAAAAAAAGTTTATTAATATTAAATTATTCAAAAATTAATTTAAATGAAAAACAGTTAGCTATAGTATTAATAATTATGGAATTATCAAGTTATGAACAAAGAAATTTTACACCATCCCAAATTGAAAATTATATGAATATTACAAAGCAGGAAATTGAACAAGAAATTGCAGATTTATTAAAAAATAGATTTATTAAAATTGATCAAAAAGGAAAAAAAACAGTTTTAGATCTTTCCCCTTTATTTAATAGACTTCTTGTAAAACTTGAAGAAGAACATTCAATTCTTAAAGTAGATAGTGAATATAATTTTTTAGAAAAAATATTTAATAATAAGCTAGTAAAAGAAGAAATTTTAAAATTTGATGAATATATTGAATCAGGTATTTCAAAACCAAAAATTTTAGAATATATTCATCAGTATAGCATTACTAATGTAAAAGATTTACTTTTGAAATTAGAAGAAAAATCTAAAAAAAGCTCAGTTAAAATTACAATGTATAATTGGCTAAATGATTAAAAATATCTTCAAAATTAATAAAAATACCGTTAAGTTTAACTTCTTTAAAATTTTCAATAAAAAAGTTAAAAGGTATTTTTTATTTTCTAATTTTAATATTTCATTTATAGTAAGACAAAAGCACTTATCAAATTTATGAAAATATATAATCACAAATGCTATACTATTGTTTTGATTTACTAAAATCAATTTTTGTAATTGATTTTTCTTAATATTGTTAGTATTAAAATATTCTAGTTATGTTTCTTTTGCTTCAAATTCTAGGTAAGCGCCATTTCATAAATCTATATAATCACAAAAAAAATTTTTATTTAATTTTGATTCAACAATATTATTTTTTATTGAAATAATTGAACTATTGAGTGGCATTTTTTGAATAACTGCAGTATTTTCAATTAGTAATTTTTCAATAGTATTATTAATAATTGTTTCTAAAAACATTCCTTTATTTTTTAAAATCATTAAATCACCTCAAAATAATAATCGATAAATTTTAAAAAATGTATAAAAAAAATAAATATATCTATAAAATTAAATTAAAAGGAGAAAACTTAAATGGCAGATTATATAAAATTATCAAAACAAGAAATTTTGGATAAAGATTTTGAAGTTGAATATAAGGGTTATAAAGTAGAAGAAGTGGATTCTTTTTTAGATATGATTGCAGAAGATTATAGAATTTTTTTAGAAAGAGATAGACAAAAAGATAAAAAAATTTCTGATTTAGAAAATAATTTAAAAGTACTAAGTAATGAATTAAATGAAACTTTGGCAACTTTAAAACTAAGTGAAAGTCAAATGGAGCAGCTTGCAAGAGCAGGTTTAAATTCTTCGGCAATAATTCAAAGAATATCAAAATTAGAAAAAGAAAATTTTAATAAATAAAATAGTATAAAATAATTAATGAGATTAATTTTGAATCAACTGCTATATTTGAAAAATAATATAGAGGAAACTCCACGCTTGTACATTCTGAGATGAATGTAGTGATTGTGCTAGAGAAAAAAATAACTCTAGGTATCATATAATGATAACGACTTGAGTCAAATCTAAGGAATATTTATTCTATGATAAAACTCTTTAAAGTGCCACAGAGACGAGTAACTAGAAATAGGGAACTGGAACGGGTAAACTCCACAAGCAAGAAACCCAAATTTGGTAGGGGAACTAGAAAATCAGAAAATGAACTGAATTTTTTGGATCACATAAGTGATAGATAGATAGTTGATGCACATTTAATTGTGTTACAGAACGTGGGTTATGATAAATTAATTTCACTATATTTTTTAAGGATTTGTATATGAGAAAACTTTTAAAAAAATTATTACAAAAAAAATATACAATATCAGCTTGTGAATCATTTTCTGGTGGTATGTTTTCAAATGAAATAACAAATATAAAAGGATCAAGTGATTGATTTATGGGAAGTTTTGTTTGTTATTCAAACGATTTTAAAAATAATATTTTAAATATAGATATAGAAATAATTAAAAAATATAGTGCTGTATCATTTCAAGCAATAAATTTAATGTTAGATAATACTTTTAAATTACTTAATACAGAAGTTGTATTTGCTTTTACTGGTTATGCTACTCCAATTGATATAACAAATGGTAATTCAGGTTTAAGTTATATTGGTTTTAGATTCGAAAACAAAAATCATATATATAAATTTGAAATTAAAAAAAATATATCAAGAAAAAGATATAAAAAAATGGCAATAAAATTTATTATAAAGAAATTTTTATATAAATAATTTTATTTTTTCATAAATTCACCGATATATAAATTGAGGAGGAAATTATGTTAGAACAAGAATTAAATAAAAATAAAAATGAGGTAATTTTAAATATGGATAGAGAAAATATATATGATGATCCAGCTTTTAAATCTGTCTTAAAAGATATTGAAAAAACTTTTGGAAAAGGTTCAATTATGAAACTTGGAGATGATAATATAGTTAGTATTGAAACTATATCATCTGGAAGTTTTTTATTAGACAGGGCAATTGGAATTGGAGGATATCCAAAGGGAAGAATAATTGAAATTTATGGTCCAGAATCATCAGGAAAAACTACTTTATCATTACATGCAATTTCAGAGGCACAAAAAAATAATGGTAGAGCAGCATTTATTGATGCAGAGCACGCACTAGATCCAAGATATGCAAAAAATATTGGAGTAGATATTAAAAATTTAGTAGTAGCACAGCCAGATTCTGGTGAACAGGCACTAGATATTTTAGAAATGCTTGTAAAATCAAATACTATGGATATTATAGTCATTGATTCTGTCGCAGCACTTGTTCCAAAAACCGAACTTGATGGAGAAATGTCAGATCAACAAATTGGTTTACAAGCAAGATTAATGTCAAAAGCTTTGAGAAAACTAAATGGAATAATTTCAAAAACAAATACAACAGTAATTTTTATAAATCAATTAAGAGAAAAGGTTGGAGTAATTTTTGGAAATCCAGAGACTACTCCTGGGGGTAGGGCATTAAGATTTTATTCTTCTGTTAGATTAGAAGTAAGAAAGGGAGAAATAATAACAAATAACGGTGAAGCAACAGCTAATAAAGTAAAAATAAAAGTTGTTAAAAATAAAGTTTCTTCTCCTTTTAAAACTTGCCAAATTACAATTGGTTATAATAGGGGAATTGAAAGAGATTTGGAAATTGTGGAAATGGCTACAATTTATAATGTACTTTCAAAATCAGGTGTTTGATACTCATATAGTGATGAAAAAATTGGACAAGGGAAAGAATCAGTTAGGGAATGATTTAAAGTAAACCCTGAAAAGTATGAAGAAATTCAAAATAAATTAAAAGAAATAATAGAATAAGAATTAAAAAACTTGGAAAATTTCAAGTTTTTTTTATATTTTAATGTAGAATGATATTGTTGCAATTGCAACGTCCACAGTTTTCCAAGAATGGAGAATTTAATTGTTAGGGACAGAATTTTGAGAAAATGCATTTATTGTTGCGGTTACTTTATTAATTGTAATAATAGTTGTACTATGTACAATTATTTTATATTTAATATTATCTCGTCAACGCAATAATATTTTAAAAAAAATAAATGACGAAGGAAAAAGAATTCAAATGAAAATTATTGCAGATGCTAAAGCAGAAGCAGCAATTTTAAAATTGAATTTGGAAAATGAAATGAAAGTAAAAAATGAAAGTTTACTTTTACTTGAAAAAGAATTAAAAAATAAAAAAGATGAATTATATTTGGAAATTGATGAAATAAATAAAAAAGAACAAGATTTTATTAATGAAAAAGTAGAATTAAATAAACTAAAAAAACAATTTGAATTAGGTAAAAAAAATATTCAAATTTTATTAGAAGAAATTTCTGGGATGAGTTTTTTAGAAGCTAAAAAGGAATTATTAGATTTAGTGGAAAGCCGATATTTAAAAGATTTATCAGAAGAATTAAAAAAAGCTGAGGAAAATTTAAAATATCAATCGTATAAAAGAGCATCTAGAATATTGATTGATGCAATGCAAAAAAGCGTTGTTGAAGTCACTACTGATAAAAATACAACTTTTTTTGAAATTGAAGATGACTCTTGAAAAGGAAAAATAATTGGTAAAGAAGGAAGAAATATTAAAACATTTCAACTATTTTGTGGTGTAGATATTATGATTGATGATACACCAAATAGAATTTGAATATCTTCATTTAATCCAATTCGCAGAGAAATTGCATATTTATCTTTAACAGAACTTGTTAAAAGTGGAAGAATACAACCTGCAACTATTGAGGAGCAAATTTTAATTCAAACTGAAAAATTGGAAAAAAGCTTTTTGGAAATAGGTTATAAAACTGTAAGTGATTTAAAAATTTATGATCTTCCCGAGGAAATAGTTTATTTACTAGGCAAAATGAAATTTAGACACAGTTATGGA
This genomic window from Spiroplasma taiwanense CT-1 contains:
- a CDS encoding HU family DNA-binding protein, which gives rise to MTKKELSEKLSVEFGSTKSEAEKMINFIFEEMTDALVKKDEVSIAGFGKFVTSERAARDGVNPATGAKIKIPATTVAKFKVAKQLKDAVAK
- a CDS encoding DivIVA domain-containing protein; translated protein: MADYIKLSKQEILDKDFEVEYKGYKVEEVDSFLDMIAEDYRIFLERDRQKDKKISDLENNLKVLSNELNETLATLKLSESQMEQLARAGLNSSAIIQRISKLEKENFNK
- the recA gene encoding recombinase RecA — encoded protein: MEQELNKNKNEVILNMDRENIYDDPAFKSVLKDIEKTFGKGSIMKLGDDNIVSIETISSGSFLLDRAIGIGGYPKGRIIEIYGPESSGKTTLSLHAISEAQKNNGRAAFIDAEHALDPRYAKNIGVDIKNLVVAQPDSGEQALDILEMLVKSNTMDIIVIDSVAALVPKTELDGEMSDQQIGLQARLMSKALRKLNGIISKTNTTVIFINQLREKVGVIFGNPETTPGGRALRFYSSVRLEVRKGEIITNNGEATANKVKIKVVKNKVSSPFKTCQITIGYNRGIERDLEIVEMATIYNVLSKSGVWYSYSDEKIGQGKESVREWFKVNPEKYEEIQNKLKEIIE
- a CDS encoding DnaD family protein, whose product is MLELFQSGIINKKSLLILNYSKINLNEKQLAIVLIIMELSSYEQRNFTPSQIENYMNITKQEIEQEIADLLKNRFIKIDQKGKKTVLDLSPLFNRLLVKLEEEHSILKVDSEYNFLEKIFNNKLVKEEILKFDEYIESGISKPKILEYIHQYSITNVKDLLLKLEEKSKKSSVKITMYNWLND
- the der gene encoding ribosome biogenesis GTPase Der; amino-acid sequence: MVRKGIVAVVGRPNVGKSTLFNRIIKEKKAIVEDKPGVTRDRMYGNTEWLTMPFIIVDTGGITLQNTIFSKEIKMQAEIAIKEADVIVFVINYKEGITIEDEMVAKILYKTNKPVILTVNKYDKKEQYDESYSFMSLGFGEPFLISSTHGIGIGDLLDKIINSIPKFSNQLNENDLKLAIVGKPNVGKSSLVNSMIGEERMIVSEIAGTTVDAVDSKVKFNNNEYIIIDTAGMRKKKKIYENLEKYSYLRSLSSINKSDIVLLVLDSSQPITDHDTNIGGFAFEENKPIIIIGNKWDLIENKESNTMKKKEEEIKAYFKYLSYAKVLFLSAKENKRVHKIYEIVELVKTNIKKRIRTSLLNEIFNKAQLINPAPNHNGGRLKIYYASQVEAYLPTFVLFVNNPEYVHFSYKRFLENQIRSQFDFTGVPITIIFRERK
- a CDS encoding NAD(P)H-dependent glycerol-3-phosphate dehydrogenase, with protein sequence MIKEKIAIIGTGAYGTVLANVLADNGHDVIMYGIEETQVDDINNNHLNSMFFSDLLLNTEIKATMDFAEVMEKAQIVILGVPTFALNSAIENIIKYGKREMHIINVAKGLDEENLDVLSKKIKKKFEGTGVMKSYGAIYGPSVAIEVIMRKPTCVMSCNENEQIALYMANIFSNEYFIVKISTDVIGCEISAALKNTVAIAAGMLHGFAGADNAKASLITIGNAEIYTIAKSFGAKLETFMNFATLGDLILTASSSKSRNFSLGVEIAKLDSAEKVLKSHKKTVEGVAACKLGYEIARKQKINAPIFEIMYRILYNNDKPSVLINEFFKCAKVV
- a CDS encoding CinA family protein → MRKLLKKLLQKKYTISACESFSGGMFSNEITNIKGSSDWFMGSFVCYSNDFKNNILNIDIEIIKKYSAVSFQAINLMLDNTFKLLNTEVVFAFTGYATPIDITNGNSGLSYIGFRFENKNHIYKFEIKKNISRKRYKKMAIKFIIKKFLYK
- the rny gene encoding ribonuclease Y, whose amino-acid sequence is MLGTEFWENAFIVAVTLLIVIIVVLCTIILYLILSRQRNNILKKINDEGKRIQMKIIADAKAEAAILKLNLENEMKVKNESLLLLEKELKNKKDELYLEIDEINKKEQDFINEKVELNKLKKQFELGKKNIQILLEEISGMSFLEAKKELLDLVESRYLKDLSEELKKAEENLKYQSYKRASRILIDAMQKSVVEVTTDKNTTFFEIEDDSWKGKIIGKEGRNIKTFQLFCGVDIMIDDTPNRIWISSFNPIRREIAYLSLTELVKSGRIQPATIEEQILIQTEKLEKSFLEIGYKTVSDLKIYDLPEEIVYLLGKMKFRHSYGQNALQHSLEVARFSSYIAGQLNLDENIALKAGLLHDIGKAVDFEVEGTHVKLGVNILKKYNIDNLIINAVEAHHNDVEKESFYAEIVAIADTMSAARPGARNNDANEYFSRMKQLEDTCLGVEGVLKAYVLQSGRQIRVMVNPSIIDDYKLKKLAIILKQKISSINKTPGEIVITLIREKRESIKL